From Oryza brachyantha chromosome 9, ObraRS2, whole genome shotgun sequence, a single genomic window includes:
- the LOC102709487 gene encoding enoyl-CoA hydratase 2, peroxisomal-like: MAARSRAPAAAVDPEVVLSHRFPEVSFAYDERDVALYALGVGACGRDAVDDKELHLVYHRDGQPHIKALPTFASLFPNKNSNGLGIVDVPGLNFDASLLLHGQQYIEIYKPIPSCASVVNNVKVAGLHDKGKATILEIETKTHVKDSGEVLCMNRSTIYLRGAGGFSDSSRPYSYTSYPTNQVSRISIPNSAPSALYEDQTQQSQALLYRLSGDYNPLHSDPTVAQVAGFTRPILHGLCSLGFATRAVIKSFCNGDPAAVKSIFGRFLLHVYPGETLVTEMWLEGQRVLYQTKVKERNRAVLSGYVLLKHTPSSL, encoded by the exons atggcggcgcgATCCAGAGcacccgccgcggccgtcgacCCCGAGGTCGTCCTCTCCCACAGGTTCCCGGAG GTCTCCTTCGCCTACGACGAGAG GGATGTGGCTCTCTACGCGCTCGGGGTCGGGGCGTGCGGCAGGGACGCCGTCGACGACAAGGAGCTGCACTTGGTGTACCACAGGGACGGGCAGCCACACATTAAG GCTCTTCCTACTTTTGCTTCTTTATTTCCTAACAAGAACAGCAATGGACTTGGAATTGTTGATGTGCCTGGCCTTAA CTTTGATGCAAGCCTTCTATTGCATGGTCAACAAtacatagaaatatacaaaccAATTCCTTCGTGTGCCAGT GTTGTAAACAATGTTAAGGTAGCTGGATTGCATGACAAAG GGAAAGCAACTATTCTTGAGATTGAAACTAAAACTCATGTCAAAGATTCTGGTGAAGTTTTATGTATGAACAG GAGCACTATCTACTTGCGTGGTGCTGGAGGCTTTTCTGATTCTTCACGACCGTACTCCTATACTAGTTATCCCACTAACCAGGTTTCTCGCATTTCTATTCCAAATTCAGCGCCTTCTGCATTATATGAAGACCAGACACAACAATCCCAG GCACTCTTATACAGGTTATCTGGGGACTATAATCCTTTGCATTCAGACCCTACGGTTGCACAGGTTGCTGG GTTCACTCGTCCAATACTGCATGGTCTTTGTTCCCTTGGATTTGCGACCCGCGCTGTCATCAAATCTTTCTGCAATGGAGATCCAGCAGCAGTGAAAAGCATCTTTGGTCGATTTCTTCTGCACGTCTATCCTGGGGAAACATTAGTTACTGAAATGTGGCTCGAGGGCCAGAG GGTGCTTTATCAAACAAAGGTCAAAGAACGCAACCGCGCCGTGCTTTCTGGATATGTGTTGCTCAAACACACCCCCTCATCATTGTAA